The following are encoded together in the Bradyrhizobium sp. CCGUVB1N3 genome:
- a CDS encoding MFS transporter gives MSGAITVNQLQAKQPSHVTVATASLIGTAIEWYDFFLYGTAAALIFNKLFFPTFDPMMGTLLAFATYALGFIARPLGGVVFGHYGDKIGRKTMLYLTLLIMGAATAAIGFLPTYETAGIWAAILLVACRLIQGFGLGGEWGGAVLMAVEHAPEDKKGFYGSWPQLGAPLGLVLGTLVFSVVSSMLTDAQLLAWGWRIPFLFSIALVLVGLWIRFTIAESPEFQKVKDTKQEVKMPILEAIRMYPKNILLAMGARFAENGFFYIYATFVLAYATQSLGMNKQDMLNGVLIAAAIETFTIPAFGALSDRVGRRPIYIFGAVFSALMSFPLFMLLSTKEPHLAWIAIVLGLAIGHAAMYGPQASFLSELFGTKVRYSGVSLGYNLASIFAGALSPLIATGLMTAYAPATWPISLYMIVLAIITIVSVYFATETRKIVQA, from the coding sequence ATGAGTGGAGCGATCACAGTCAATCAGCTTCAGGCAAAGCAGCCATCGCACGTCACCGTCGCCACCGCGAGCCTGATCGGCACGGCGATCGAGTGGTACGATTTCTTCCTCTACGGCACCGCCGCCGCGCTGATCTTCAACAAGCTGTTCTTTCCGACCTTCGACCCCATGATGGGGACGCTGCTGGCGTTTGCGACCTATGCGCTCGGCTTCATCGCGCGCCCGCTCGGCGGTGTCGTGTTCGGCCACTACGGCGACAAGATCGGCCGCAAGACCATGCTCTATCTGACGCTCTTGATCATGGGCGCTGCGACCGCGGCGATCGGCTTCCTGCCGACCTATGAGACCGCCGGCATCTGGGCCGCGATCCTGCTCGTCGCCTGCCGCCTGATCCAGGGCTTCGGCTTGGGCGGCGAATGGGGCGGCGCCGTGCTGATGGCGGTCGAGCATGCGCCCGAGGACAAGAAGGGCTTTTACGGCAGCTGGCCGCAGCTTGGTGCGCCGCTCGGCCTCGTGCTCGGCACGCTGGTGTTCTCGGTGGTGTCGTCGATGCTGACCGACGCGCAGCTCCTTGCCTGGGGCTGGCGCATCCCGTTCCTGTTCTCGATCGCACTGGTGCTGGTCGGCCTGTGGATCCGCTTCACCATCGCGGAATCGCCGGAGTTCCAGAAGGTCAAGGACACCAAGCAGGAAGTGAAGATGCCGATCCTCGAGGCCATCCGGATGTATCCGAAGAACATCCTGCTCGCGATGGGCGCGCGTTTTGCGGAGAACGGCTTCTTCTACATCTATGCGACTTTCGTGCTGGCCTATGCGACGCAATCGCTCGGCATGAACAAGCAGGACATGTTGAACGGCGTCCTGATCGCGGCCGCGATCGAGACCTTCACCATTCCCGCTTTCGGCGCGCTCTCCGACCGCGTCGGGCGGCGGCCGATCTACATCTTCGGCGCGGTCTTCTCCGCGCTGATGTCGTTCCCGCTGTTCATGCTGCTGTCGACCAAGGAACCGCACCTCGCCTGGATCGCGATCGTGCTGGGACTCGCCATCGGACATGCCGCGATGTACGGCCCGCAGGCGAGCTTCCTGTCCGAGCTGTTCGGCACCAAGGTGCGCTATAGCGGCGTCTCGCTCGGCTACAACCTCGCCTCCATCTTCGCCGGCGCGCTGTCGCCGCTGATCGCGACCGGCCTGATGACGGCCTATGCGCCGGCAACCTGGCCGATCTCGCTGTACATGATCGTGCTCGCGATCATCACCATCGTGTCGGTCTACTTCGCCACCGAAACACGCAAGATAGTTCAGGCCTGA